Proteins found in one Streptomyces sp. NBC_00461 genomic segment:
- the ssb gene encoding single-stranded DNA-binding protein produces the protein MSFGETPVTLVGNLTDEPELKFTEGGAALAKFTIAVTPRSFDRTANQWKDGTTAFYRCAAWRTLAEHIAESLKKGSRVVASGRMRQHDWTTDQGEKRSMLAVEVDDIGASVRFTTVSINAKRATQNGPAGDPWNTAGNPAEPGNEPPF, from the coding sequence ATGTCGTTCGGAGAGACCCCCGTGACCCTGGTCGGCAACCTGACCGACGAGCCGGAGTTGAAGTTCACCGAGGGCGGAGCGGCTCTGGCGAAGTTCACCATCGCCGTCACCCCGCGCAGCTTCGACCGCACCGCCAATCAGTGGAAGGACGGCACCACCGCCTTCTACCGGTGCGCCGCCTGGCGCACCCTCGCCGAGCACATCGCCGAGAGCTTGAAGAAGGGTTCCCGCGTAGTCGCGTCAGGTCGGATGCGGCAGCACGACTGGACGACCGACCAGGGCGAGAAGCGCTCCATGCTCGCCGTCGAAGTCGACGACATCGGCGCCTCCGTCCGCTTCACCACCGTGAGCATCAACGCCAAGCGCGCCACCCAGAACGGTCCGGCCGGCGACCCCTGGAACACCGCAGGCAACCCGGCGGAACCGGGCAACGAACCGCCGTTCTAG
- a CDS encoding DUF3631 domain-containing protein, translating to MTRSNTPIDGAALLDEVEAFHRRFNVFPTEHAYVAVALWDAHAHLMDALDGTARIAFLSPEPGSGKSRALEIIETLTPRAATTVNASANALFRLVSADEGTPTLLFDEIDTVFGPKAGGNEEVRGFLNSGYRRGAKSLRCIGEGSDQKAAFLPSFCAVAMAGLGSLPDTILTRSVIVRMRKKAPNEKCEPYRRRIHEKQGHVLRDRLADWTATLHDQVAEAWPEMPEGVSDRPADVWEPLLAVADAAGGHWPKRAREACTALIKAASAGDQASLGVRLLTDLRDKVFCGVDRMPTAAILEVLLGLDDAPWSDMSEDGQSAKPLTARGLSKLLSQYVRPDTTPIKPRGIRVGATTPKGYYAEDLADAWMRYCPPDAQKSATSATSATSQVNEGESVADTPSESRHMSAETDTRQLRIAG from the coding sequence ATGACCAGGTCCAACACCCCCATTGACGGAGCCGCGCTGCTCGACGAGGTGGAAGCCTTCCACCGCCGCTTCAACGTCTTCCCCACCGAACACGCCTACGTCGCCGTCGCCTTGTGGGACGCCCACGCCCACCTGATGGACGCGCTCGACGGCACCGCCCGCATCGCCTTCCTCAGCCCCGAACCCGGCTCCGGGAAGTCCCGCGCCCTGGAGATCATCGAAACCCTCACCCCGCGCGCTGCGACCACCGTCAACGCCTCCGCCAACGCCCTGTTCCGGCTCGTCTCCGCAGATGAGGGCACCCCCACGCTCCTCTTCGACGAGATCGACACCGTGTTCGGACCCAAAGCAGGGGGCAACGAGGAAGTCCGCGGGTTCCTCAACTCCGGCTACCGGCGCGGCGCCAAGTCCCTGCGCTGCATCGGTGAAGGCTCCGATCAGAAGGCAGCCTTCCTCCCGTCGTTCTGCGCGGTCGCCATGGCCGGCCTCGGCTCCCTCCCCGACACGATCCTGACCCGCTCGGTCATCGTCCGCATGCGCAAGAAGGCGCCCAACGAGAAGTGCGAGCCCTACCGGCGCCGCATCCACGAAAAGCAGGGCCACGTCCTGCGGGACCGGCTCGCGGACTGGACCGCCACCCTGCACGATCAGGTCGCCGAAGCGTGGCCGGAGATGCCCGAAGGGGTCTCCGACCGGCCGGCCGACGTGTGGGAGCCCCTCCTCGCGGTTGCCGACGCGGCCGGAGGGCACTGGCCCAAGCGCGCCCGCGAAGCATGCACGGCGCTCATCAAGGCCGCGTCCGCGGGCGACCAAGCCTCCCTCGGGGTTCGTCTGTTGACCGATCTGCGCGACAAGGTGTTCTGCGGAGTGGACCGGATGCCGACCGCGGCCATCCTCGAAGTCCTCCTCGGTTTGGATGACGCCCCCTGGTCCGACATGAGCGAGGACGGACAGAGCGCCAAGCCGCTCACCGCGCGCGGACTGTCCAAGCTCCTGAGCCAGTACGTGCGCCCCGACACCACCCCCATCAAGCCCCGAGGAATCCGGGTCGGGGCCACGACGCCGAAGGGCTACTACGCGGAAGACCTCGCCGACGCGTGGATGCGCTACTGCCCCCCGGACGCCCAGAAGTCCGCAACATCCGCAACGTCCGCAACATCGCAGGTCAACGAGGGTGAATCTGTGGCGGATACCCCTTCCGAGAGCCGCCACATGTCCGCGGAAACCGACACACGCCAACTCCGCATCGCCGGCTGA
- a CDS encoding helix-turn-helix transcriptional regulator has product MVRPKMLKLPEVLEEIDMSRAAFYRMRARGKAPKLIKLPNGQIRCRRADLDAWWSSIEDAAA; this is encoded by the coding sequence ATGGTCCGCCCGAAGATGCTCAAGCTCCCCGAAGTCCTGGAAGAGATCGACATGAGCCGCGCCGCCTTCTATCGCATGCGCGCCCGAGGTAAGGCCCCGAAGCTCATCAAGCTCCCCAACGGTCAGATTCGCTGCCGCCGTGCCGACCTCGACGCGTGGTGGTCGTCCATCGAAGACGCTGCCGCCTGA
- a CDS encoding bifunctional DNA primase/polymerase produces the protein MTQPTDIRRAPAAPPPTVALETLHLLAAALLSAERAWPVIPLHPNAKRPAGHPERSCPGTGRCARGHRTPEQRATTDPDLIHAAWANLPYNVGIATGPAGLLVVDLDVPKEEEPEGAPDGATSFKALCERADEPYPYTYQVRTPSGGRHLYFTAPRGMTLKCSVKRLAPHIDTRAWGGYIVAAGSTTPQGAYAVAEAAPVALLPAWLAALLTEPAKSAEPPALAPVRDGTKAARTALERECAVVRAASEGGPNGRNATLHKSACKVARFVAWGHISRHTVEEAIQAAGESTGLSAAECRTTIRSAMEWILANATPREAA, from the coding sequence ATGACCCAACCCACCGACATCCGGCGAGCCCCCGCCGCACCGCCCCCGACCGTGGCCCTGGAAACTCTGCACCTACTCGCCGCCGCCCTGCTGTCCGCTGAGCGCGCCTGGCCCGTCATCCCCCTGCACCCCAACGCCAAGCGCCCCGCCGGACACCCAGAACGGTCCTGCCCCGGCACCGGACGCTGCGCCCGGGGGCATCGCACGCCCGAGCAGCGCGCCACGACCGACCCCGACCTGATCCATGCGGCGTGGGCGAACCTCCCGTACAACGTCGGGATCGCGACTGGACCGGCTGGCCTGCTCGTGGTCGATCTGGACGTGCCGAAGGAGGAAGAGCCAGAAGGAGCGCCTGACGGCGCCACTTCGTTCAAGGCGCTCTGCGAGCGCGCCGACGAGCCCTATCCGTACACGTACCAGGTGCGGACCCCCAGCGGGGGACGCCATCTGTACTTCACAGCCCCGCGCGGGATGACGTTGAAGTGCAGCGTGAAGCGGCTCGCCCCGCACATCGACACCCGTGCCTGGGGCGGCTACATCGTCGCCGCTGGCAGCACCACACCGCAGGGCGCCTATGCGGTGGCAGAAGCGGCCCCGGTCGCCCTGCTGCCCGCCTGGCTGGCTGCCCTTCTCACCGAACCGGCGAAATCGGCCGAACCGCCCGCGCTTGCGCCGGTTCGGGACGGCACCAAGGCCGCGCGCACCGCGTTGGAGCGGGAGTGCGCGGTCGTCCGGGCCGCATCGGAGGGTGGACCGAACGGGCGCAACGCCACGCTGCACAAGAGCGCGTGCAAGGTGGCCCGGTTCGTGGCCTGGGGCCACATCTCCCGGCACACGGTGGAAGAGGCAATCCAGGCGGCGGGGGAGTCGACGGGACTGTCGGCTGCCGAGTGCCGCACGACGATCCGCAGCGCCATGGAGTGGATCCTCGCCAACGCCACACCGCGGGAGGCCGCGTGA